A region from the Mycolicibacterium phlei genome encodes:
- a CDS encoding carboxylesterase/lipase family protein, which yields MLSRRVRRAVAVLAAATLVLSGCARGQTAAHRDTIDVPADPAVVHTQAGSVRGSTAIDHRYFAGIPYAAPPVGRLRWQPPAPVEPWEGLRDATEPGPRCIQDTSIDPDPRPTSEDCLTLNVWTPPPSDEPRPVLVWIHGGSFLNGSGDIYGARGLANRGIVVVTINYRLGALGFLAHPALGPDAGNYGLADQQAALRWVRDNIAAFGGDPDRVTIAGESAGGMSVCDHLVAPGSAGLFARAIIQSGLCADQYDLPAAQRASTEYVGATECRDAHLVVDCLRALPAAAFETPLLYARFGTERLSGPVTGTPTLPENPVTAIVAGRGADVPVMVNTTADEFNLFAALQFLRGNSLDDASYPDLLAEAYGPHAPAVAERYRPQDYGGSVARAYSAALTDSDFACVADRIAEAYVTAGRPVYASEFGDRAAPAPEPLLRAPFPVGAAHSLELRYLFDVGGAPPPQPAQRRLAALMSDYWARFADSGDPGEGWPQLGERGEWLWLDPAGNRLVTDFADKHRCAFWAGLAR from the coding sequence GTGCTGAGTCGACGGGTGCGACGGGCGGTCGCGGTGCTCGCGGCGGCCACGCTGGTGCTGTCCGGATGCGCCCGCGGGCAGACCGCCGCCCACCGCGACACCATCGACGTGCCCGCCGACCCGGCCGTCGTGCACACCCAGGCCGGATCGGTGCGCGGCAGCACCGCCATCGACCACCGCTACTTCGCCGGAATCCCTTATGCGGCACCGCCCGTCGGCCGGCTGCGGTGGCAGCCGCCGGCACCCGTCGAACCCTGGGAGGGGCTGCGCGACGCCACCGAACCCGGACCGCGCTGCATCCAGGACACCAGCATCGACCCCGACCCCAGGCCGACCAGCGAGGACTGCCTGACGCTGAACGTGTGGACCCCGCCGCCGTCGGACGAGCCGCGGCCGGTGCTGGTCTGGATCCACGGCGGCAGCTTCCTCAACGGCAGCGGCGACATCTACGGCGCCCGCGGCCTGGCCAACCGCGGCATCGTCGTCGTCACCATCAACTACCGGCTCGGCGCGCTCGGGTTCCTGGCCCACCCCGCGCTCGGACCCGACGCCGGCAACTACGGGCTGGCCGACCAGCAGGCCGCACTGCGCTGGGTGCGCGACAACATCGCCGCGTTCGGCGGCGACCCGGACCGGGTCACCATCGCGGGGGAGTCCGCGGGCGGCATGTCGGTGTGCGACCACCTCGTCGCCCCCGGATCGGCCGGTCTGTTCGCGCGGGCGATCATCCAGAGCGGGCTCTGCGCCGACCAGTACGACCTGCCCGCCGCGCAGCGGGCCAGCACCGAATACGTCGGCGCCACCGAGTGCCGCGACGCCCACCTCGTCGTCGACTGCCTGCGCGCGCTGCCCGCCGCGGCGTTCGAGACGCCGCTGCTGTACGCGCGGTTCGGCACCGAGCGGCTCAGCGGGCCGGTGACCGGCACCCCCACGCTGCCGGAGAACCCGGTCACCGCGATCGTCGCGGGCCGCGGCGCCGACGTACCGGTGATGGTCAACACCACCGCCGACGAGTTCAACCTGTTCGCCGCGCTGCAGTTCCTGCGCGGCAACTCACTCGACGACGCCAGCTACCCCGACCTGCTCGCCGAGGCGTACGGCCCGCACGCGCCCGCCGTCGCCGAGCGGTACCGGCCGCAGGACTACGGCGGCAGCGTCGCGCGGGCTTACTCGGCGGCGCTGACCGACAGCGACTTCGCGTGCGTGGCCGACCGCATCGCCGAGGCGTACGTCACGGCGGGCAGGCCGGTGTACGCCTCGGAGTTCGGCGACCGGGCCGCCCCCGCCCCGGAACCGCTGCTGCGGGCACCGTTTCCCGTCGGCGCCGCGCACTCGCTGGAGTTGCGCTACCTGTTCGACGTCGGCGGGGCGCCGCCGCCGCAGCCGGCCCAGCGGCGGCTGGCGGCGCTGATGTCCGACTACTGGGCGCGGTTCGCCGACAGCGGCGATCCCGGCGAGGGCTGGCCGCAGCTGGGGGAGCGCGGCGAGTGGCTGTGGCTCGACCCGGCGGGCAACCGCCTCGTCACCGACTTCGCCGACAAGCACCGGTGCGCGTTCTGGGCCGGCCTGGCGCGCTGA
- the rpsJ gene encoding 30S ribosomal protein S10 has translation MAGQKIRIRLKAYDHEAIDASARKIVETVTRTGASVVGPVPLPTEKNVYCVIRSPHKYKDSREHFEMRTHKRLIDILDPTPKTVDALMRIDLPASVDVNIQ, from the coding sequence GTGGCGGGACAGAAGATCCGCATCAGGCTCAAGGCCTACGACCACGAGGCCATCGACGCCTCGGCGCGCAAGATCGTGGAGACGGTCACCAGAACCGGCGCGAGTGTGGTCGGCCCTGTGCCGCTGCCGACCGAGAAGAACGTGTACTGCGTCATCCGGTCCCCGCATAAGTACAAGGACTCGCGGGAGCACTTCGAGATGCGCACCCACAAGCGGTTGATCGACATCCTCGACCCGACGCCTAAGACCGTTGACGCCCTCATGCGCATCGATCTGCCGGCCAGCGTCGACGTCAATATCCAATAG
- the rplC gene encoding 50S ribosomal protein L3, translating into MARKGILGTKLGMTQVFDENNRVVPVTVVKAGPNVVTRIRTPERDGYSAVQLAYGEINPRKVKKPLAGQYAAAGVNPRRHLAELRLDDEAAAAEYEVGQELTADIFTDGSYVDVTGTSKGKGYAGTMKRHGFRGQGASHGAQAVHRRPGSIGGCATPGRVFKGTRMSGRMGNDRVTTQNLKVHKVDAENGVLLIKGAIPGRNGGLVMVRTAVKRGEK; encoded by the coding sequence ATGGCTAGAAAAGGCATTCTGGGCACCAAGCTGGGCATGACGCAGGTGTTCGACGAGAACAACCGAGTCGTGCCGGTGACGGTCGTCAAGGCCGGGCCCAACGTGGTTACGCGGATCCGCACGCCTGAGCGTGACGGCTACAGCGCAGTGCAGTTGGCGTACGGCGAGATCAACCCGCGCAAGGTGAAGAAGCCGCTCGCCGGCCAGTACGCCGCCGCGGGTGTCAACCCCCGCCGCCACCTCGCCGAGCTGCGGCTCGACGATGAGGCCGCCGCCGCCGAGTACGAGGTCGGCCAGGAGCTGACCGCCGACATCTTCACCGACGGCAGCTACGTCGACGTGACCGGCACCAGCAAGGGCAAGGGCTACGCGGGCACCATGAAGCGCCACGGCTTCCGTGGCCAGGGCGCCAGCCACGGCGCGCAGGCCGTGCACCGCCGCCCGGGTTCGATCGGCGGCTGCGCCACCCCGGGTCGCGTGTTCAAGGGCACCCGCATGTCGGGCCGCATGGGCAACGACCGGGTGACCACGCAGAACCTGAAGGTGCACAAGGTCGATGCCGAGAACGGCGTGCTGTTGATCAAGGGCGCGATCCCTGGCCGCAACGGCGGTCTGGTGATGGTCCGCACCGCAGTTAAGCGAGGCGAGAAGTAA
- the rplD gene encoding 50S ribosomal protein L4, producing the protein MALKIDVHTPAGKKDGSVELPAELFDVEANIALMHQVVTAQLAAARQGTHSTKTRGEVSGGGKKPYRQKGTGRARQGSTRAPQFTGGGTVHGPKPRDYSERTPKKMIRAALRGALSDRARNGRIHAVTELVEGQTPSTKSAKAFLSTLTDRPKVLVVIGRADETGAKSVRNLPGVHVIAPDQLNTYDVLKADDVVFSVEALNSYIEANTQTAEEVSA; encoded by the coding sequence ATGGCTCTGAAGATTGATGTCCACACCCCGGCGGGTAAGAAGGACGGCTCCGTGGAGCTGCCCGCCGAGCTGTTCGACGTCGAGGCGAACATCGCGCTGATGCATCAGGTGGTGACGGCTCAGCTGGCCGCCGCGCGTCAGGGCACGCATTCGACCAAGACCCGCGGTGAGGTCTCCGGCGGCGGCAAGAAGCCGTACCGGCAGAAGGGCACCGGCCGGGCCCGCCAGGGTTCGACCCGGGCGCCGCAGTTCACCGGCGGTGGCACCGTGCACGGCCCGAAGCCGCGCGACTACAGCGAGCGCACCCCCAAGAAGATGATCCGCGCCGCGCTGCGCGGGGCGCTGTCGGACCGGGCGCGCAATGGCCGCATCCACGCGGTCACCGAGCTGGTCGAGGGTCAGACCCCGTCGACCAAGAGCGCCAAGGCGTTCCTGTCGACGCTGACCGACCGGCCCAAGGTGCTGGTCGTCATCGGCCGCGCCGACGAGACCGGTGCCAAGAGCGTGCGCAACCTGCCCGGTGTGCACGTGATCGCCCCGGACCAGCTCAACACCTACGACGTCCTCAAGGCCGACGACGTGGTGTTCAGCGTGGAGGCCCTCAACAGCTACATCGAGGCCAACACCCAGACCGCCGAGGAGGTTTCGGCCTGA
- the rplW gene encoding 50S ribosomal protein L23 has product MATVTDPRDIILAPVISEKSYGLIEENQYTFIVHPDSNKTQIKIAIEKIFGVKVDSVNTANRQGKRKRTRTGFGKRKSTKRAIVTLAEGSKPIDLFGAPA; this is encoded by the coding sequence ATGGCAACCGTGACTGACCCCCGCGACATCATTTTGGCTCCGGTCATCTCGGAGAAGTCCTACGGACTGATCGAGGAGAACCAGTACACGTTCATCGTTCACCCGGACTCGAACAAGACGCAGATCAAGATCGCCATCGAGAAGATCTTCGGCGTCAAGGTCGATTCGGTGAACACCGCCAACCGGCAGGGCAAGCGCAAGCGCACCCGGACCGGCTTCGGTAAGCGCAAGAGCACCAAGCGCGCGATTGTCACGCTGGCCGAAGGCAGCAAGCCCATCGACCTGTTCGGAGCGCCGGCCTAA
- the rplB gene encoding 50S ribosomal protein L2 has translation MAIRKYKPTTPGRRGASVSDFAEITRDHPEKSLVRPLHGKGGRNAHGRITTRHKGGGHKRAYRIIDFRRHDKDGVNAKVAHIEYDPNRTANIALLHYLDGEKRYIIAPQGLKQGDIVESGANADIKPGNNLPLRNIPAGTLIHAVELRPGGGAKLARSAGASIQLLGKEGTYASLRMPSGEIRRVDVRCRATVGEVGNAEQANINWGKAGRMRWKGKRPTVRGVVMNPVDHPHGGGEGKTSGGRHPVSPWGKPEGRTRKPNKASNKLIVRRRRTGKKR, from the coding sequence ATGGCTATTCGCAAGTACAAGCCGACGACCCCGGGTCGTCGCGGTGCCAGCGTCTCCGATTTCGCTGAGATCACCCGCGATCATCCGGAGAAGTCGCTGGTTCGCCCGCTGCACGGCAAGGGTGGGCGAAATGCCCACGGCCGCATCACCACCCGTCACAAGGGTGGTGGCCACAAGCGCGCTTACCGGATCATCGACTTCCGTCGCCACGACAAGGACGGCGTCAACGCCAAGGTCGCGCACATCGAGTACGACCCGAACCGCACCGCGAACATCGCGCTGCTGCACTACCTGGACGGCGAGAAGCGCTACATCATCGCGCCGCAGGGTCTCAAGCAGGGCGACATCGTGGAGTCCGGCGCCAACGCCGACATCAAGCCGGGTAACAACCTGCCGCTGCGCAACATCCCGGCCGGCACGCTGATCCACGCGGTGGAGCTGCGTCCGGGCGGCGGCGCCAAGCTCGCCCGCTCCGCGGGTGCGAGCATCCAGCTGCTGGGCAAGGAGGGCACCTACGCCTCGCTGCGTATGCCCTCCGGTGAGATCCGCCGCGTCGACGTGCGCTGCCGCGCCACCGTCGGCGAGGTCGGCAACGCCGAGCAGGCCAACATCAACTGGGGTAAGGCCGGCCGTATGCGGTGGAAGGGCAAGCGCCCCACCGTCCGTGGTGTCGTGATGAACCCGGTCGACCACCCGCACGGCGGTGGTGAGGGTAAGACCTCCGGTGGCCGCCACCCGGTGAGCCCCTGGGGTAAGCCCGAGGGCCGCACTCGTAAGCCGAACAAAGCGAGCAACAAGCTCATCGTCCGCCGCCGGCGCACCGGCAAGAAGCGCTAG
- the rpsS gene encoding 30S ribosomal protein S19 translates to MPRSLKKGPFVDDHLLKKVDAQNEKGTKQVIKTWSRRSTIIPDFIGHTFAVHDGRKHVPVFVTEAMVGHKLGEFAPTRTFKGHIKDDRKAKRR, encoded by the coding sequence ATGCCACGCAGCCTTAAGAAGGGTCCGTTCGTCGACGACCATCTGCTCAAGAAGGTCGACGCCCAGAACGAGAAGGGCACCAAGCAGGTCATCAAGACCTGGTCGCGTCGGTCCACCATCATCCCCGACTTCATCGGGCACACCTTTGCGGTTCACGACGGCCGCAAGCACGTCCCGGTGTTCGTCACCGAGGCGATGGTCGGGCACAAGCTCGGCGAGTTCGCGCCGACCCGCACTTTCAAGGGTCATATCAAGGACGACCGGAAGGCTAAGCGCCGGTGA
- the rplV gene encoding 50S ribosomal protein L22, with protein sequence MSITTEYPSAVAKARFVRVSATKARRVIDLVRGKPVAEALDILRWAPQAASEPVAKVIASAAANAQNNAGLDPATLVVGTIYADEGPTAKRIRPRAQGRAFRIRKRTSHITVIVESRPPKDGGKAGTSARTRRAQASKAASAKKADTKAAASTKASEEAKEGSE encoded by the coding sequence GTGAGTATTACGACTGAATATCCGTCTGCTGTCGCCAAGGCGCGCTTCGTGCGCGTGTCGGCGACCAAGGCGCGCCGGGTCATCGACCTGGTGCGTGGTAAGCCGGTGGCCGAGGCACTGGACATCCTGCGGTGGGCGCCGCAGGCCGCCAGCGAGCCGGTCGCCAAGGTGATCGCCAGCGCCGCGGCCAACGCGCAGAACAACGCGGGTCTGGATCCGGCGACGCTGGTCGTCGGCACCATCTACGCCGACGAGGGCCCGACCGCCAAGCGCATCCGGCCGCGCGCCCAGGGGCGTGCGTTCCGAATCCGCAAGCGCACCAGCCACATCACCGTGATCGTCGAGAGCCGTCCGCCCAAGGACGGTGGCAAGGCCGGTACGAGCGCCCGCACGCGGCGCGCCCAGGCCAGCAAGGCCGCGTCCGCGAAGAAGGCCGACACCAAGGCGGCTGCTTCCACGAAGGCTTCTGAAGAGGCGAAGGAGGGCTCGGAGTAG